A DNA window from Synergistaceae bacterium contains the following coding sequences:
- a CDS encoding 4Fe-4S binding protein, with product MAKGRVEILEEYCKSCSLCIEACPKNVLAISETINPKGYRPVTDVNSEDCIGCGMCAMRCPEAAIKVFKEK from the coding sequence TTGGCAAAAGGCAGAGTTGAAATTCTTGAGGAATATTGCAAGAGCTGTTCTCTTTGCATAGAAGCATGTCCAAAAAATGTGCTTGCAATTTCAGAAACTATTAATCCAAAAGGCTATAGGCCAGTTACAGATGTAAACTCAGAAGATTGTATCGGGTGCGGAATGTGTGCTATGAGATGTCCCGAAGCAGCCATAAAAGTATTCAAAGAAAAATAA